One genomic window of Nitrosomonas sp. Is35 includes the following:
- a CDS encoding ABC transporter ATP-binding protein, with translation MSAQNLTRRYGEVVAVHQFNLQLRRGEVLGLLGPNGAGKSTTLRMLTGNLAPSSGGVEICGIDLLDKPQEAKAHVGFLPEIPPLYFDMTVDEYLLLAARLHRVRKEALKAALENVKQRCGLEQRSNNLIGTLSKGYQQRVGIAQAIIHNPDVIILDEPTVGLDPNQMREIRQLIRELGAASSIILSTHILPEVENVCDRVQIMHQGGIVFDQPMIDLRQQNTSLETVFTQLTQ, from the coding sequence TTGTCAGCGCAAAATCTGACGCGCCGCTATGGTGAAGTTGTTGCAGTTCATCAATTCAACCTGCAATTGCGGCGTGGCGAGGTGCTGGGATTGCTTGGACCCAATGGCGCGGGTAAATCGACGACACTACGCATGTTGACGGGTAATCTTGCACCCAGTAGCGGCGGTGTTGAAATTTGCGGCATCGATTTACTGGATAAACCGCAAGAAGCCAAAGCGCATGTGGGTTTCTTACCGGAGATTCCCCCGCTGTATTTCGATATGACGGTGGATGAATATTTGCTGCTGGCTGCCCGGCTGCATCGAGTCCGGAAGGAAGCACTCAAGGCGGCGTTAGAAAATGTAAAGCAACGCTGTGGTTTGGAACAGCGAAGCAACAATTTGATCGGTACATTATCGAAGGGTTATCAGCAACGCGTAGGTATCGCGCAAGCGATCATTCACAACCCCGATGTCATCATTCTGGATGAACCGACAGTGGGTCTTGATCCCAATCAGATGCGCGAAATCCGCCAATTGATCCGCGAATTGGGAGCAGCCAGCAGTATTATTTTATCGACCCATATTTTGCCGGAAGTTGAAAATGTCTGTGACCGGGTGCAAATCATGCACCAAGGCGGCATTGTATTCGATCAGCCGATGATCGATTTGCGCCAGCAAAATACCAGTCTGGAAACGGTATTCACACAACTTACGCAATAA
- a CDS encoding ABC transporter permease, which produces MIATIIRKELHMLFISPLAWILLALVQLVLAWVFLVRLDAFLEIQPQLMQIANPPGVTEIIVTPVFAVAAIVFLMITPLLSMRLIAEERRNRTLTLLISAPVSMTDIVLGKFLGLMVFFSAIIGLIAALCVSLRTGGVMDFGLLLSNTIGLLLTVACSSALGLYISSLTAQPAIAAAGTLGVLLGLWLIDLAASATQSWLHYFSLLKHFGHFNQGLIDTLSTAYFILFTVTFLVLTIRRLDGERLHG; this is translated from the coding sequence ATGATTGCGACCATTATCCGTAAAGAATTGCATATGCTGTTCATTTCGCCGCTGGCCTGGATACTGCTGGCGTTGGTTCAACTCGTGCTGGCCTGGGTTTTTCTGGTACGGCTGGATGCGTTTCTGGAAATTCAGCCGCAGTTGATGCAAATCGCCAATCCTCCTGGCGTTACCGAGATTATCGTGACACCCGTCTTTGCGGTGGCCGCGATTGTTTTCCTGATGATTACGCCATTACTATCGATGCGTCTCATCGCCGAGGAACGCCGCAACCGCACGTTAACACTCTTGATTTCCGCGCCGGTTTCGATGACAGATATCGTGCTGGGTAAGTTTCTAGGTTTAATGGTGTTTTTTTCCGCGATCATCGGCCTGATTGCCGCCTTATGCGTTTCATTGCGCACCGGCGGCGTGATGGACTTCGGATTGTTGCTCAGTAACACGATAGGGTTGCTGCTGACTGTTGCCTGCTCTTCCGCGCTTGGGTTGTATATTTCCAGCCTGACCGCGCAACCGGCGATTGCCGCGGCAGGCACTCTGGGTGTGTTGCTCGGATTATGGCTGATCGATCTGGCGGCGAGCGCAACACAAAGCTGGCTGCACTATTTCTCGTTACTGAAACATTTCGGTCATTTTAATCAAGGTTTGATCGACACCTTGAGTACCGCCTATTTCATTTTGTTTACCGTTACCTTTCTGGTGTTGACGATCCGCCGTCTGGATGGAGAGCGGCTGCATGGCTGA
- a CDS encoding GldG family protein, whose amino-acid sequence MAELDKKLQRRNRIHHGLFVILLLLLVFLLGYLAQQTRQQWDISQNGRNSLSEASVEILQKLHGPVEVTAYATEQDAQLGDIRRIITDFIAMYQRIKPDLSLLFIDPVEQPLLAQEADVQVNGEMVIRFNQRVEHLLTVNEQAFSNALMRLARAENKLIVALSGHGERKLDGHANYDLGEFGKHLRTNGFNSQSFNLAVERDIPANASMLLIASPQTDLLPGEVQKLLDYIDRGGNLLWLVDQESLRGLLPLTEKLRLSLTPGVVADPQAMELKAPITFALGAIYGPHVITNDFNYITVFPFARQIEMDENEYWSGVALVEAAPQGWVETGDPSGEIQFDQDVDIPGPVSIAVALTRTIQDREQRIAVVGSGHFLANTYLGNGSNLDFGINLINWLTGDEELIVIQPRATLDSSLVLSEFELTLIALVFLVVLPLLFLTCGGVIWWRRRRKI is encoded by the coding sequence ATGGCTGAGCTGGATAAAAAATTGCAGCGGCGAAACCGGATACACCATGGCCTGTTTGTCATTCTGTTGTTGCTATTGGTTTTCTTACTTGGATATTTAGCCCAGCAGACCCGGCAGCAATGGGATATCAGCCAGAACGGGCGTAATAGTCTGAGTGAAGCCAGTGTGGAGATCCTGCAAAAATTGCACGGACCAGTCGAGGTAACCGCGTATGCCACGGAGCAAGATGCCCAATTGGGCGACATCCGCCGCATCATTACAGATTTTATCGCGATGTATCAGCGCATTAAGCCGGATCTGTCGCTGCTGTTCATCGATCCGGTGGAGCAGCCATTGTTAGCGCAGGAAGCCGATGTGCAAGTCAATGGCGAAATGGTGATTCGATTCAATCAGCGGGTTGAGCACTTGCTTACCGTCAACGAACAAGCATTTTCCAATGCATTGATGCGGCTGGCGCGTGCTGAGAATAAGCTGATTGTGGCGCTGAGCGGTCATGGTGAGCGTAAGCTGGATGGTCATGCCAATTACGATCTCGGCGAATTCGGCAAGCATTTGCGCACCAACGGTTTTAACAGCCAGTCATTCAATCTCGCTGTGGAACGGGATATCCCCGCCAATGCGAGCATGCTGCTCATTGCGTCACCGCAAACCGACTTGTTGCCGGGAGAAGTGCAAAAGCTTCTGGATTATATCGACCGGGGCGGCAATTTGCTCTGGCTGGTCGATCAGGAATCGTTGCGCGGATTATTGCCGCTGACGGAAAAATTGCGTTTGTCGCTGACCCCGGGTGTCGTCGCCGATCCCCAGGCGATGGAACTCAAAGCGCCGATCACCTTCGCCTTGGGCGCGATTTACGGGCCGCATGTGATTACCAATGATTTTAATTACATCACCGTATTTCCCTTCGCGCGTCAGATCGAGATGGATGAAAATGAGTACTGGAGCGGTGTTGCGCTGGTTGAAGCGGCACCGCAAGGCTGGGTGGAAACCGGCGATCCGAGTGGAGAAATCCAGTTCGATCAGGATGTTGATATACCGGGTCCGGTCAGTATTGCCGTGGCATTGACGCGCACTATCCAGGACCGCGAGCAACGTATTGCTGTAGTCGGCAGCGGGCATTTTCTTGCCAATACGTATCTGGGCAACGGCAGTAATCTGGATTTCGGCATCAATCTGATCAACTGGCTGACCGGTGATGAAGAGCTGATTGTGATTCAACCGCGCGCAACGCTGGATAGCAGCCTGGTCTTGAGTGAATTTGAACTGACACTGATCGCGTTAGTTTTTTTAGTGGTATTGCCCCTGCTGTTCCTGACATGCGGGGGCGTCATTTGGTGGCGCCGCCGGAGAAAAATATGA
- a CDS encoding OmpA family protein, whose amino-acid sequence MKKISAKNTLMGMILIPVMFSGAVLAQETVIDKDKAVKKPEAYGVDDRGVVARNTTGLCWQTGYWTPAMAIPECDPDLAKKSEAATPVAAAPAAAAAAKTAPEKITFSADALFDFDSAKLKPNGIQSLNEFVTGIKGVKYDLIIAVGYADRIGSDEYNKNLSVRRAESVKAHLVSRGIEPSRVFVDGKGEANPVTGNSCVGDKKTKALIECLAPDRRVEIEVAGTR is encoded by the coding sequence ATGAAGAAAATATCAGCTAAAAATACTCTCATGGGAATGATTCTTATACCAGTAATGTTTTCTGGTGCTGTTTTGGCACAAGAAACAGTTATTGATAAAGATAAAGCTGTAAAAAAACCGGAAGCTTACGGTGTTGATGATCGTGGTGTAGTCGCAAGAAACACAACCGGTCTGTGCTGGCAAACCGGTTACTGGACACCGGCAATGGCGATTCCTGAATGTGATCCGGATCTGGCTAAAAAATCCGAAGCTGCTACGCCTGTAGCCGCAGCGCCTGCAGCCGCCGCAGCTGCTAAAACCGCACCGGAAAAAATTACATTCTCTGCTGATGCATTATTTGATTTTGATAGCGCCAAACTGAAACCGAACGGTATTCAGTCTTTGAATGAATTTGTAACCGGCATAAAAGGCGTCAAGTATGATCTTATTATCGCTGTAGGTTATGCTGACCGCATCGGTTCCGATGAATACAACAAAAACCTGTCGGTACGCCGTGCTGAATCGGTCAAGGCTCATCTGGTTTCAAGAGGCATTGAACCAAGCCGCGTCTTTGTTGATGGCAAAGGTGAAGCTAATCCTGTGACAGGCAATAGCTGCGTAGGCGACAAAAAAACCAAAGCATTGATCGAATGCTTGGCACCTGATCGCCGCGTTGAAATCGAAGTAGCCGGTACCCGATAA
- a CDS encoding DUF4340 domain-containing protein, translating into MTMTHHARLNLIMVATIGSLLLFLYFKPQSQGNPEYSIASNSAGTVQSMRIVRPQQEITLKRLNDHWYLTTPLRARANEEKIRKILEILQAKSQQRFPLTDLGRFGLERPNVLLTIDSSQFGFGGFAPTTNQQYVAAGDHVYLIAPRYALALPGSVNDLIDSKLLAPGEIPVKFELPHFAAEFHQDHWRVTLQRSDHAVTEAALKDWIQSWQTASAAELILAAQLESDFVETGMLKIGLQDGRQIDLKILHNAVSIVLVRADEEIGYQFPLHTGRHLLDPATLAQAETEN; encoded by the coding sequence ATGACCATGACACATCATGCACGGCTGAATCTCATTATGGTTGCCACGATTGGCAGCTTGCTGTTGTTTCTTTACTTTAAACCGCAATCCCAAGGTAATCCGGAATATTCAATCGCCAGCAATTCTGCCGGAACCGTGCAGAGTATGCGTATCGTCAGGCCGCAGCAGGAAATCACGCTCAAGCGGCTGAACGATCATTGGTATCTGACAACGCCCCTGCGCGCCCGGGCTAACGAAGAAAAGATCCGGAAGATTCTGGAAATTCTCCAAGCCAAGAGTCAGCAACGTTTTCCGTTGACTGATTTAGGGCGGTTTGGCTTGGAGCGGCCGAATGTGCTGTTAACCATTGACAGCTCACAGTTTGGCTTTGGCGGATTTGCACCTACCACCAATCAGCAATATGTGGCAGCCGGTGACCATGTATATCTGATTGCACCTCGTTATGCGCTGGCATTGCCGGGCAGCGTGAACGATTTGATCGATTCCAAGCTGCTGGCGCCCGGCGAGATTCCGGTTAAATTTGAATTGCCGCATTTCGCAGCGGAATTTCACCAGGATCATTGGCGTGTGACATTGCAACGATCGGACCATGCCGTCACCGAAGCGGCATTGAAAGACTGGATTCAATCGTGGCAGACGGCCAGCGCTGCGGAACTGATACTGGCAGCGCAGCTGGAATCTGATTTTGTTGAAACCGGTATGCTGAAAATCGGTTTGCAGGATGGCCGGCAAATCGATCTGAAAATACTGCACAATGCGGTTTCGATTGTTTTAGTGCGAGCCGATGAGGAAATCGGTTACCAGTTTCCGCTTCATACCGGCCGGCATTTACTCGATCCGGCCACGTTAGCGCAGGCTGAGACTGAAAACTGA
- the ubiG gene encoding bifunctional 2-polyprenyl-6-hydroxyphenol methylase/3-demethylubiquinol 3-O-methyltransferase UbiG → MENDGINADPLELEKFSQLAHRWWDPNSEFKPLHEINPLRLNYINDLVGGLAGKTVLDVGCGGGILSEGMASMGAHVTGIDLSDKALKVAKLHLLESGHHVDYRKITVESLAKEQPQHFDVVTCMEMLEHVPDPMSVIRSCTQLAKPGGWVFFSTINRNPKAYLFAIIGAEYILKMLPRGTHEYSKFIKPSELARMARNAGLTDEQLIGMTYNPITKVYALEDDTDVNYIMAYRT, encoded by the coding sequence ATGGAAAATGACGGCATCAATGCTGACCCGCTGGAACTGGAAAAATTCAGCCAACTCGCGCACCGCTGGTGGGATCCCAACAGCGAATTCAAGCCGTTGCATGAAATCAATCCGCTACGCCTTAACTACATCAATGATCTAGTTGGAGGCTTAGCCGGAAAAACCGTGTTGGATGTCGGCTGCGGCGGCGGCATTCTGTCCGAAGGCATGGCATCGATGGGCGCGCATGTGACCGGTATCGATCTCAGCGACAAAGCGCTTAAGGTTGCCAAACTGCACCTGCTGGAAAGCGGGCATCACGTCGACTACCGCAAGATCACTGTGGAATCTCTGGCGAAAGAACAGCCGCAGCACTTTGACGTGGTGACCTGCATGGAAATGCTCGAACACGTACCCGATCCCATGAGCGTTATCCGCTCCTGCACGCAATTGGCCAAGCCTGGCGGCTGGGTTTTCTTCTCGACCATCAACCGCAACCCGAAAGCCTATCTGTTTGCCATTATCGGCGCGGAATATATCTTAAAGATGCTGCCACGCGGCACGCACGAATACTCAAAATTCATCAAGCCCTCGGAACTCGCGCGTATGGCGCGCAATGCCGGTTTGACGGATGAGCAACTGATCGGCATGACATACAACCCGATCACCAAAGTCTACGCACTCGAAGATGACACCGATGTGAACTACATCATGGCGTATCGCACCTAA
- a CDS encoding TRZ/ATZ family hydrolase — MNGLQQIDTLIEAKWIIPIEPAGVVLNQHAIAIDKGIIQDILPASEASLRYQAKQTITLSDHVLIPGLINLHTHAAMTLMRGLADDIPLMAWLNQHIWPTENQHVNAQFVLDGTQLACAEMIKGGVTCFNDMYFFPKSCAEAAIGSGMRAAIGMVVIDFPTAYASDADDYLAKGLDLRDQYQHPLLSFCFAPHAPYTVSDKTFRNILTYAEQLDTPIHTHLHETQDEIRISLESTGMRPIERLQQLGLLGPNLIAVHMAHLTDHEIKLVHQYGCSIAHCPSSNMKLASGLAPIAPLLSQGINTGLGTDGAASNNRLDMFEEMRLAALLAKATSGRADALPAHQALKMATLNGANALGLGEITGSLTRGKAADITAIDFSGLNLAPCYDPASHLVYTASREQVSHVWVNGRMLLHDKELMTLNPVELQYRTAYWQERIAATSKN; from the coding sequence ATGAATGGTTTGCAGCAAATCGATACGCTGATTGAGGCGAAATGGATTATTCCCATCGAGCCTGCTGGAGTTGTACTGAATCAACACGCCATCGCTATCGATAAAGGAATCATCCAGGATATTCTGCCGGCATCCGAAGCCAGTCTGCGTTATCAAGCCAAGCAAACAATCACCTTAAGCGATCATGTGTTGATCCCGGGATTGATTAATCTGCACACCCACGCCGCCATGACACTGATGCGTGGACTTGCAGATGACATACCTTTGATGGCATGGCTCAATCAACACATCTGGCCCACAGAAAATCAACACGTTAATGCTCAATTTGTTTTGGATGGCACACAGCTCGCGTGCGCCGAGATGATCAAAGGCGGCGTTACCTGCTTCAACGACATGTACTTTTTTCCGAAATCCTGCGCGGAAGCCGCTATCGGCTCCGGCATGCGCGCTGCCATCGGCATGGTCGTGATCGATTTTCCCACCGCCTATGCCAGTGACGCCGATGATTACTTGGCTAAAGGGCTGGATTTGCGAGACCAATATCAGCATCCGTTGCTGTCCTTCTGTTTTGCGCCGCATGCCCCTTATACCGTCAGCGACAAAACCTTCCGCAACATTCTAACTTACGCGGAACAGCTCGATACTCCAATACACACCCATTTGCATGAAACGCAGGATGAAATCCGCATCAGTCTCGAATCTACCGGCATGCGGCCGATTGAACGCTTGCAGCAATTGGGGCTGCTCGGTCCGAATTTAATTGCAGTGCACATGGCGCATTTGACCGATCATGAAATAAAACTCGTGCATCAATACGGTTGCAGCATCGCGCACTGCCCCTCATCCAACATGAAGCTTGCCAGCGGATTGGCGCCGATCGCGCCTTTGTTGAGTCAAGGTATCAATACCGGTCTCGGCACCGATGGCGCAGCCAGCAATAACCGTCTCGATATGTTCGAGGAAATGCGTCTGGCGGCGCTGCTGGCAAAAGCGACCAGCGGACGGGCCGATGCCTTGCCCGCGCATCAAGCATTGAAAATGGCAACCTTGAATGGCGCCAACGCCTTGGGACTAGGAGAAATTACCGGCTCATTAACCCGTGGAAAGGCGGCTGATATTACCGCGATTGACTTCTCCGGCCTCAATCTCGCGCCTTGCTACGACCCGGCTTCCCATTTAGTCTACACGGCAAGCCGTGAACAAGTGAGTCATGTGTGGGTAAATGGTAGAATGCTGCTCCACGATAAAGAACTGATGACGCTCAACCCGGTTGAGCTGCAATACCGCACCGCATACTGGCAAGAGCGTATCGCGGCCACATCAAAAAATTAG